The stretch of DNA GACCCCCTGACATCAAGCGCCTCGTAGATCGCGGCATAAGCATCTACGCCAGAGTCCAGGCTAAGGGCCAGTGCGGATGAGCGGATTTCTGCCGAGGACAGTGGCCGCGCAAGTACCTGTCCCAGTCCGGCGCACATCGTGGCGGGCGCAAAGTCTCTCAGCACGAGCGATCCGTTGACACCTGGTGAGAGCAGGGTGTCGAGGTCGCCGACGCCCGCATTGGCGATAACGGGCACGCCGCATGCCAGCGTCTCGCCGACCTTGGTGGGAGAGCAACCAATTTTGGACAGGTCAGCGCGAATGAAAGCGACCGACAGGTCGCTTGCTCCAATCAGCGCTGGCACCCGTGATCGCGTCGCGCCGGTGACCCGGATCGCCTCGCGGGGCAGTTCGGCAGCGGCAGCCGCAGCATACACGGTGTCGGTGGCATTGTTGACGACGAATAGGAAAATTGCGTTCGGTCTTAGCGTCCGCAACTGCACGAACAGCGTCATCATACGATCGAGCAGATACTCAACGCCGATGCTTCCGAGATAGAGGAGCACTGTGGCGTCCTGGGCGATCTCGAGTTCCGTGCGGGTCGTCGCCACGTCACGCGGCAAACCGAACAGGTCGAAGTCGGCGCAGCACGGCACGACCGAGAAGGTGGGCGCTGGGGCTGTGCCGACATATTCACGGCGCAAGTGCGTCACCGCACGCTCAGTCAAACAATTCACATGATCCGCGGCAAGCACGAACCTTCGCTCGAGGCGCTTGAGCCAGCGGAAGACGGTCACGAACCGGCCTCTGGCGATCCCTGTATCCGCCCAGAAATCGCGGAAGTCGAATAGCAGCCTGGCACCCGTCCATCGCTTCACCGCCATGCCGACTGGCATGGTTGGGTGACTGCGGCAATGGACGAGTGTGATGCGTTCGGCGCGACAAATGCGGCCTGCCGCGCGGGTCATCGCGGCAAGGTCGCGCAGTGTGCCGATCAAAGGCTTGTGGTAAGATATTGTTGTCCAGCGCACACCAACGGATGCAAAGCGCGCCTGATAATCGGCAATCAGCGCCTCTCTGCCATCCTTCTCCGCGCTGAGAAGGTGGATGTCATAGCCGCGCGCGGCCAGACCGAGCACGTAGGGCGCGATTTGACTTTGGCCGATGTGATCAGTGATCCCATCCTGACTGATGTACAGAACTGTCATTCGGCCGTCCCAAGCAGCAGTGCTCGATAGCGCGCGGCAATCGGTGCCGGCGCGAAGGCAGTAGCCCGCGCACGCGCGGCCTCCCTGGCGTCGGGCGCTGCGAGCGCCTCGTCCATGGCTTCGGCCATTGCGACCGCGTCCCCAACGCGGACCAGTCGGCCAAGGCCCTTCAGAATCTCAGCCGGTCCACTTGGGCAATCCGTAGATACTACCGTCAGACCATAGCCGAGCGCTTCGGCCACGACGTTGGCAAAACCTTCATAGTCCGAGGACAGCACGAATAGATCCGCCGATGCATACCAGCGCTCCGGATCCGGCGCGTGGCCGGGGAGCAGCAGCTGACTCGCTATGCCGAGCTTTTCCGCAGCTTGCTCGATCGCTGCGCGTTCACTCCCTTTACCAACGATCGCCAGCCGGTCACCCGGTCGAGCCATGCGAGCGAAGGCGTCGAGCAGCAGGAGGTGGTTTTTCTGAGGCTTCAGCGTGCCGACGCTCAGGATGCGTCGCCCGGCGCTGCCCCAATCGGGAAGGTTGCCGGGTTGAGGCGGAGAGGGGGGCGCTATCGGGTTATGGATGGCGTGCACGGCGCTACGAGGCAGGCCGCAGAGCAACGCTAGGTCGTCGGCTGCGCCTTGCGACACGGCAATCCGGGCTGCAGCTTGGCGGTGGCTCCACCGCACGGCAGGGCGCAGCAAGGCGCGCGCGCTCGCTGGCCAGGTCTGTGCCTCGACGGACAGCGTATTATGCTCGGCCACCACGACCCGTGTTCGACTGCGCCGCGCCGCCCACACCGCGATGCTGGTCAGCGGCCACATGGAGGCGAGCAGGACATCAGGCCGCACCTGTGTGCAATAGTCCTTAAGTGGGCGAACCGCATTGCGTAACCGTCTGGCCTCCAACGGAACCAAGCGCACGCCGACGGGAACCGCGTCCAACAACGCGCCCTCTTGGCGCAGCAACAGCAGGTCGACATCGTCACCCAGCCGCAAGAACTCCTCGGCGAGCGTGAGCGTGACACGCTCGGTGCCCCCTGGCTCAAGGCTTGGGAGCAGTAGCGCAATCCTGGCCATTCAGCCGCCTGTACGCTGGGCAAGATAATTGTGCCGGTCGAGCCGCTTCACTGCGAAGCCAGCCCTAGCAATTTCTGCTGCGATAGCCCCGGTGTCATCAAGCTGTTCAAAGATGATTGCCCGTGTGCGCGCTAGTGTCGCCGCAGCGCCTGCCAACGCATCGATCTCGGCGCCTTCAATATCGATCTTGAGTAGCGCAATCTCGGCCACGTCCGCGAGCACCTCATCGAGCGTGCGCGTCACCACCGAGAGCATTCTCGGTCGGTCAAGCGTGTGCGCGAGTACGAGCGTAGCCTGTCCGGATATTGCTGGGTCGATCGCAGCGGTGACAGTACGCCCCGAACTCGAGGCAAGTGCTGCCTCCACGACGTCCGCTTCCACCCCGTTGCGCGCAAGGTTGGCGCGCAGGCGTGCCGCGGTGCGCGGGATCATCTCGATCGGAACCAACCTACCGGAAGGCCCAATCAGTCGGCCAGCGAATACGCTGAACGCGCCAATATTGGCGCCTGCGTCGACGACGGTGTCACCGGGATGGAGTAGCGCGCGGGCGGCTGCATAGACCGCTGCTTCGCGGCGGGGCAATAGCAGGTACAATTCGTCGCTATGCGCGTGTGCGAAAAAGCGACCGAGCGTTGGCACGTCGATATCGACGTCGTGCAGAAGTACCGGGTTGCGCCAGCTATAAAAGCGACCCCAAGCGGTTGCTGGCGCAGCGAGCGCCGACCGGCGCAGCCAGCGGCGGTCGGCTGGAGTTACGCCTTTGACCTCACGCAGTATGACTATCCAGGTGGTGATGCGGTCGAGATAGTTGAGCGCTCCCCGGCCTGCACGCCTAAAGGGCGGCGGCAACTTCCAGGCAAGAGCAGTAACCGGACTCACGTATCACTCCATTGCAGCGATCGCGGGAAAGCTATGACGACTGCGATTCCTTGAGGAGGATTGGCGCGGTTACGGGGTGCTCGCCAGATACGGTATTGATCGTCGCTCGCCTGAGCTTGGTCGCCTTGGCGCTTGTTCCGGCTTCGACCAAGCCACAGCTGAGCTACTACGCTTTCATGCACCTGGCGTGAAAGGGCAGAGCCTGCTGTCTGCTGATTGCCGTCGCGGATTGCGTAGTGGAGGATTGGGATGTCACCGCCGGCCTCGAGTGCTGCTTTGGTACGGAAAGTGGTACGGGTATCAGGATCGCGTGTTGGGAACGAACTGACTGTAGCATTACTACCGTCGAACGACGTAGCGTGAGCAGCGCGCGTCTTGTGCCGTCCTCGCCCGATCAGTGAATTCGTCATATCTTTTGTCCTTTCTAATTCGGACCACGGCCGCGCTTGAGCGACCATGTTAGAAAGGGGCGCAGGCATCGGGAACCGGTATCGAATAGGCTGGCGGTGCCAAGAAGAGACGGGTTAATCCCTAAGGTATGGCGAGCGAACCGGTTTAATAGTCCGGCACGGACAATCGTTGCGACGAGGGTAGACGCAGCTGCGCCCATAGCGCCGAACAGGGGCGTAAGCACAAGGCCTGCCGCCACTGCCGCCATCACAGATGCCAAAAACGCTCGAGCGACCACTCGCTCGTGTCCCGTCATGCTCAGAAGCATGACGCTCGGCCCCAGGGCTGCAGCGACCAACTGATTGCAGCTGAGAACCAAAAGCGGCCAGTAGGCACCGACGAAATTCGATCCAAAGGCAAGCGGTAGCAGCCATCCCCCGGCAACCGCGACGCCAAGCGTTGCTGCTCCAACCGAGATCGTCATGAAGATGGTTGATCCAGCGACGATGCGCGCGAGCCGCTGGCGCTCGCCCGCCGCATGCGCACCGGCGAGGAACGGTCCCACGACGATGTTCTGTAAAGAGATAGGCACCGATACGACGGCCGAGCAGGCCATTGCGACCCTTAGTAATCCGGCGTCGGAGATACTCGCTGCATAACTGGCCAAAAGTACACCATAGCTGCCCTCCAACGCGCGCATTGCCTCCAACAGCGTCATGGGTAACGCCGCCGCAGTCCACGCTCGCAGGCGCGGCGGACTACGCCCAGCAGCACGAGGAAGGCGGACGTAGAACAGGGCAAAGCCGATCGCTGTAATGCCGACGGCCGC from Sphingomonas sp. HMP9 encodes:
- a CDS encoding glycosyltransferase, giving the protein MTVLYISQDGITDHIGQSQIAPYVLGLAARGYDIHLLSAEKDGREALIADYQARFASVGVRWTTISYHKPLIGTLRDLAAMTRAAGRICRAERITLVHCRSHPTMPVGMAVKRWTGARLLFDFRDFWADTGIARGRFVTVFRWLKRLERRFVLAADHVNCLTERAVTHLRREYVGTAPAPTFSVVPCCADFDLFGLPRDVATTRTELEIAQDATVLLYLGSIGVEYLLDRMMTLFVQLRTLRPNAIFLFVVNNATDTVYAAAAAAELPREAIRVTGATRSRVPALIGASDLSVAFIRADLSKIGCSPTKVGETLACGVPVIANAGVGDLDTLLSPGVNGSLVLRDFAPATMCAGLGQVLARPLSSAEIRSSALALSLDSGVDAYAAIYEALDVRGS
- a CDS encoding glycosyltransferase, with amino-acid sequence MARIALLLPSLEPGGTERVTLTLAEEFLRLGDDVDLLLLRQEGALLDAVPVGVRLVPLEARRLRNAVRPLKDYCTQVRPDVLLASMWPLTSIAVWAARRSRTRVVVAEHNTLSVEAQTWPASARALLRPAVRWSHRQAAARIAVSQGAADDLALLCGLPRSAVHAIHNPIAPPSPPQPGNLPDWGSAGRRILSVGTLKPQKNHLLLLDAFARMARPGDRLAIVGKGSERAAIEQAAEKLGIASQLLLPGHAPDPERWYASADLFVLSSDYEGFANVVAEALGYGLTVVSTDCPSGPAEILKGLGRLVRVGDAVAMAEAMDEALAAPDAREAARARATAFAPAPIAARYRALLLGTAE
- a CDS encoding FkbM family methyltransferase, with the protein product MSPVTALAWKLPPPFRRAGRGALNYLDRITTWIVILREVKGVTPADRRWLRRSALAAPATAWGRFYSWRNPVLLHDVDIDVPTLGRFFAHAHSDELYLLLPRREAAVYAAARALLHPGDTVVDAGANIGAFSVFAGRLIGPSGRLVPIEMIPRTAARLRANLARNGVEADVVEAALASSSGRTVTAAIDPAISGQATLVLAHTLDRPRMLSVVTRTLDEVLADVAEIALLKIDIEGAEIDALAGAAATLARTRAIIFEQLDDTGAIAAEIARAGFAVKRLDRHNYLAQRTGG
- a CDS encoding oligosaccharide flippase family protein, coding for MLTRLRRLTQSSLGQRLAVATLRSGAVWVAGTLATFGVGVVLARQLGPAGYGIYGTAIALVTLLAVPAQLGLPLLATREVSAARVRGQADEVAALAWWFALTVGTASLFLATALWICAHALPLAPSLKTALTAAAILLPTLALSALATGLLRGQERVVTSQLLDVLVRPLAFLTALLVWSRPLGAGEAIRAQTLAAVGITAIGFALFYVRLPRAAGRSPPRLRAWTAAALPMTLLEAMRALEGSYGVLLASYAASISDAGLLRVAMACSAVVSVPISLQNIVVGPFLAGAHAAGERQRLARIVAGSTIFMTISVGAATLGVAVAGGWLLPLAFGSNFVGAYWPLLVLSCNQLVAAALGPSVMLLSMTGHERVVARAFLASVMAAVAAGLVLTPLFGAMGAAASTLVATIVRAGLLNRFARHTLGINPSLLGTASLFDTGSRCLRPFLTWSLKRGRGPN